The following coding sequences lie in one Cucurbita pepo subsp. pepo cultivar mu-cu-16 chromosome LG13, ASM280686v2, whole genome shotgun sequence genomic window:
- the LOC111808729 gene encoding N-glycosylase/DNA lyase OGG1 isoform X1 — protein MPAFSLRHRLMAKRLRPTPPSTPSAKPSPSPPSLPPSPPTPQLFHSKPTTASLRHSSNDRSKTLTHLVSPASAASSNWVSLNLTKSDLSLPLTFPTGQTFRWKQTSPLHFTGVVGPHLISLTHLPNGDVSYCLHSCSTSSSAAAARLALLDFLNASISLSAIWEVFSAADPRFDVLSRHLEGARVLRQDPLECLIQFLCSSNNNIGRITKMVDYISSLGNYLGQIGGFDFHEFPSLERLSLVSEAELREAGFGYRAKYIIGTVKELKAKPGGGAEWLLSLRDLALEEVIEALTALPGVGPKVAACVALFSLDQHHAIPVDTHVWQIATRYLVPELAGARLTPKLCNRVAEAFVNKYGKYAGWAQTLLFVADLPQQKALLPASLENTKRKKTTKEQIEKAHTGKYRSI, from the exons ATGCCTGCATTTTCATTGAGACACCGTCTAATGGCGAAGAGGCTCAGACCCACCCCTCCCTCCACTCCCTCCGCCAAGCCATCGCCATCGCCACCGTCATTGCCGCCGTCTCCTCCGACCCCTCAACTCTTCCATTCAAAGCCCACCACCGCGTCCCTCCGCCACTCATCCAACGATCGAAGCAAAACCCTAACCCACCTCGTATCCCCCGCATCCGCAGCATCCTCCAACTGGGTCTCTCTAAATCTCACCAAATCAGACCTCTCTTTGCCTCTCACTTTCCCCACCGGCCAAACCTTCCGCTGGAAACAAACCAGCCCCCTTCACTTCACCGGCGTTGTTGGGCCTCATCTTATCTCTCTCACCCATCTCCCAAATGGCGACGTTTCATATTGCCTTCACTCTTGTTCtacctcctcctccgccgccgccgccagaTTGGCCTTGCTTGATTTCCTTAACGCCAGTATCTCCCTAAGTGCCATTTGGGAGGTCTTCTCGGCGGCTGATCCAAGATTCGATGTCTTGTCGCGCCATTTGGAGGGGGCTCGAGTTCTCAGGCAAGACCCACTCGAGTGTTTGATTCagtttttgtgttcttctaATAACAACATTGGGAGAATCACCAAAATGGTGGATTACATCTCATCACTTGGGAACTACTTGGGTCAAATTGGAGGCTTTGATTTCCATGAATTTCCCTCTTTGGAGAGGCTATCCTTGGTCTCTGAGGCTGAGCTTAGAGAGGCAGGCTTTGGTTACAG GGCTAAATACATAATTGGCACTGTGAAAGAACTAAAAGCCAAACCTGGGGGAGGTGCAGAATGGCTTCTGTCTCTTCGTGATTTGGCTCTCGAAGAAGTGATTGAAGCACTTACAGCTTTACCGGGCGTGGGTCCAAAGGTAGCAGCTTGTGTTGCTCTCTTCTCTCTCGATCAGCACCATGCCATTCCTGTTGACACACACGTCTGGCAG ATTGCTACTAGGTAccttgttcctgagcttgctGGTGCACGTCTAACGCCAAAGCTTTGCAATCGTGTGGCTGAGGCATTTGTCAACAAGTATGGAAAATATGCTGGATGGGCTCAAACTCTGCTCTTCGTCGCTGATTTGCCTCAACAGAAGGCCCTCTTACCTGCAAGTCTTGAGAataccaaaaggaaaaaaactaCAAAGGAGCAGATAGAAAAGGCACATACTGGTAAATATAGATCAATATGA
- the LOC111808728 gene encoding beta-galactosidase 16-like, with translation MAKSEYGTIRLLCVSALVFTAALLHCVLGGNDGVSYDGRSLIVNGEHKLLFSGSIHYPRSTPDMWPSLIAKAKEGGIDVIQTYVFWNVHEPHQGRYEFSGRRDIVKFVKEIQAQGLYACLRIGPFIEAEWNYGGLPFWLHDVPEIVYRYDNEPFKFYMQNFTTKIVNMMKSEGLYASQGGPIILSQIENEYTLVEAAFREKGPPYVRWAADMAVSLQTGVPWSMCKQNDAPDPVINTCNGMRCGETFPGPNSPNKPSMWTENWTSFYQTYGDEPYIRSAEEITFHVALFIAAKNGTYINYYMYHGGTNFGRSASAFMITGYYDQAPLDEYGLIREPKWGHLKELHAAIKLCSKPLLTGTKSNFSLGKSLEAIVFKTESGECAAFLVNKGATDTNVLFQGVTYELPLSSISILPDCKNVAFNTRRVSVQYNTRSMKIVQRFDSSEEWQEFREFIPSFDDTGLRTNELLEHTNTTKDSSDYLWYTLRIEADSPDSQQTLKVDSLAHAMHAFVNGLYAGSAHGTYKEKGFSLENNITLRNGINNISLLSVMVGLPDSGAFLERRVAGLRRVRIQGEDFSAQPWGYKVGLSGEQSQIFLDNGSSNVQWSRLGDSSQPLTWYKTQFDAPPGDDPIALNLGSMGKGAVWVNGWGIGRYWVSFLTPTGEPSQKWYNVPRSFLKPTGNLLVILEEETGSPVGISLDSVSISKTCGQVSESHYPLVASWMSAKKQRASRTKNKSRRPKVRLSCPTNKNISKILFASFGTPSGDCQSYAVGMCHSPNSRAIVEHACLGRTKCVIPISNRNFRGDPCPFVTKTLLVDAQCT, from the exons ATGGCGAAATCGGAGTACGGCACCATCCGATTACTCTGTGTTTCTGCTTTGGTATTCACGGCGGCGTTATTACACTGCGTCCTCGGCGGCAACGACGGTGTAAGTTACGATGGAAGATCCTTAATCGTCAATGGCGAACACAAGCTTTTATTCTCTGGCTCTATTCACTATCCGCGGAGCACTCCGGAT ATGTGGCCTTCTTTGATTGCCAAAGCAAAGGAAGGTGGAATTGATGTTATACAAACCTATGTCTTCTGGAACGTGCACGAACCCCATCAAGGAAGG tATGAATTTAGTGGAAGACGCGACATAGTAAAATTCGTTAAGGAAATACAAGCGCAAGGATTATATGCTTGCCTTAGGATTGGACCCTTCATTGAGGCGGAATGGAATTATGG TGGTCTACCGTTTTGGTTACATGATGTTCCAGAAATTGTTTATCGATATGATAATGAACCATTCAAG TTTTACATGCAAAACTTCACCACCAAGATAGTGAACATGATGAAATCCGAAGGCTTATATGCTTCACAAGGAGGGCCAATCATACTTTCACAG ATTGAGAATGAATACACGTTGGTGGAGGCAGCCTTTCGTGAGAAGGGACCGCCTTATGTTCGATGGGCAGCAGACATGGCTGTTAGCCTTCAGACTGGTGTGCCATGGAGCATGTGCAAGCAAAATGATGCACCTGACCCTGTG ATAAATACGTGTAACGGGATGAGATGTGGAGAAACGTTCCCAGGACCAAACTCACCTAATAAGCCATCTATGTGGACTGAGAATTGGACTAGTTT CTATCAAACTTATGGTGACGAACCGTATATAAGATCAGCAGAGGAGATTACATTTCATGTTGCTCTTTTCATTGCTGCAAAGAATGGAACCTATATCAACTATTATATG TATCATGGAGGAACCAACTTTGGAAGATCAGCCTCTGCATTCATGATCACAGGTTACTATGATCAAGCCCCCCTAGACGAATAcg GTTTAATTAGGGAACCAAAATGGGGTCATCTTAAAGAATTACATGCTGCAATTAAGCTATGCTCCAAGCCTTTGCTCACCGGAACAAAATCCAACTTCTCACTGGGCAAATCTCTAGAA GCTATTGTATTCAAAACGGAGTCCGGAGAATGTGCTGCCTTTTTGGTGAATAAGGGAGCTACAGACACGAATGTCCTCTTTCAAGGTGTTACTTACGAGTTACCTCTGAGTTCCATCAGCATCTTACCAGATTGTAAAAATGTGGCCTTCAATACTAGAAGG GTAAGCGTGCAATATAATACGAgatcaatgaagatagtacAAAGGTTTGACTCATCTGAAGAATGGCAAGAGTTCAGGGAATTCATACCTAGCTTTGATGATACCGGTTTAAGAACTAACGAGTTATTAGAGCATACGAATACTACAAAAGATAGTTCGGATTATCTTTGGTACACTTTAAG GATTGAAGCGGATTCTCCTGACTCTCAACAAACACTAAAAGTGGATTCGCTAGCTCATGCCATGCATGCATTTGTCAATGGGCTTTATGCAG GCTCCGCCCACGGAACttacaaagaaaaaggttTCTCTCTGGAGAATAATATTACGTTGAGAAATGGCATCAACAACATCTCATTGCTCAGTGTGATGGTTGGTTTACCT GATTCTGGGGCATTTCTTGAGAGGCGAGTTGCAGGACTGCGAAGAGTGAGGATTCAAGGCGAGGATTTCTCCGCGCAACCTTGGGGATACAag GTTGGCCTATCAGGAGAGCAATCGCAAATATTTTTAGACAATGGGTCAAGTAATGTTCAGTGGAGCAGGTTAGGAGACTCTTCCCAGCCGCTCACATGGTACAAG ACTCAGTTCGATGCACCTCCTGGTGATGACCCAATTGCACTGAACCTTGGTTCCATGGGGAAGGGTGCAGTTTGGGTTAACGGCTGGGGTATTGGCCGATACTGGGTCTCCTTCCTCACCCCAACAGGGGAGCCTTCACAGAAATG GTATAATGTTCCACGTTCCTTCCTCAAGCCGACTGGGAACCTGTTGGTCAttttggaagaagaaacaggAAGCCCAGTTGGGATATCTTTGGATTCTGTTTCAATTAGCAAAACATGTGGGCAAGTGTCTGAATCACATTATCCTCTGGTAGCTTCATGGATGAGTGCAAAGAAACAGAGGGCAAgtagaacaaagaacaaaagtaGAAGGCCTAAGGTCCGATTAAGCTGCCCTACTAACAAGAACATCTCCAAAATCTTATTTGCAAGCTTTGGGACACCGTCTGGTGACTGTCAAAGCTACGCTGTTGGAATGTGTCACTCGCCAAACTCCAGAGCCATTGTAGAACAT GCGTGTCTAGGGAGGACTAAATGCGTGATTCCAATCTCGAATCGGAACTTTAGAGGCGATCCATGTCCGTTTGTCACCAAAACACTGTTGGTTGATGCACAATGCACATAA
- the LOC111808729 gene encoding N-glycosylase/DNA lyase OGG1 isoform X2, protein MPAFSLRHRLMAKRLRPTPPSTPSAKPSPSPPSLPPSPPTPQLFHSKPTTASLRHSSNDRSKTLTHLVSPASAASSNWVSLNLTKSDLSLPLTFPTGQTFRWKQTSPLHFTGVVGPHLISLTHLPNGDVSYCLHSCSTSSSAAAARLALLDFLNASISLSAIWEVFSAADPRFDVLSRHLEGARVLRQDPLECLIQFLCSSNNNIGRITKMVDYISSLGNYLGQIGGFDFHEFPSLERLSLVSEAELREAGFGYRAKYIIGTVKELKAKPGGGAEWLLSLRDLALEEVIEALTALPGVGPKVAACVALFSLDQHHAIPVDTHVWQIATRYLVPELAGARLTPKLCNRVAEAFVNKYGKYAGWAQTLLFVADLPQQKALLPASLENTKRKKTTKEQIEKAHTEQDP, encoded by the exons ATGCCTGCATTTTCATTGAGACACCGTCTAATGGCGAAGAGGCTCAGACCCACCCCTCCCTCCACTCCCTCCGCCAAGCCATCGCCATCGCCACCGTCATTGCCGCCGTCTCCTCCGACCCCTCAACTCTTCCATTCAAAGCCCACCACCGCGTCCCTCCGCCACTCATCCAACGATCGAAGCAAAACCCTAACCCACCTCGTATCCCCCGCATCCGCAGCATCCTCCAACTGGGTCTCTCTAAATCTCACCAAATCAGACCTCTCTTTGCCTCTCACTTTCCCCACCGGCCAAACCTTCCGCTGGAAACAAACCAGCCCCCTTCACTTCACCGGCGTTGTTGGGCCTCATCTTATCTCTCTCACCCATCTCCCAAATGGCGACGTTTCATATTGCCTTCACTCTTGTTCtacctcctcctccgccgccgccgccagaTTGGCCTTGCTTGATTTCCTTAACGCCAGTATCTCCCTAAGTGCCATTTGGGAGGTCTTCTCGGCGGCTGATCCAAGATTCGATGTCTTGTCGCGCCATTTGGAGGGGGCTCGAGTTCTCAGGCAAGACCCACTCGAGTGTTTGATTCagtttttgtgttcttctaATAACAACATTGGGAGAATCACCAAAATGGTGGATTACATCTCATCACTTGGGAACTACTTGGGTCAAATTGGAGGCTTTGATTTCCATGAATTTCCCTCTTTGGAGAGGCTATCCTTGGTCTCTGAGGCTGAGCTTAGAGAGGCAGGCTTTGGTTACAG GGCTAAATACATAATTGGCACTGTGAAAGAACTAAAAGCCAAACCTGGGGGAGGTGCAGAATGGCTTCTGTCTCTTCGTGATTTGGCTCTCGAAGAAGTGATTGAAGCACTTACAGCTTTACCGGGCGTGGGTCCAAAGGTAGCAGCTTGTGTTGCTCTCTTCTCTCTCGATCAGCACCATGCCATTCCTGTTGACACACACGTCTGGCAG ATTGCTACTAGGTAccttgttcctgagcttgctGGTGCACGTCTAACGCCAAAGCTTTGCAATCGTGTGGCTGAGGCATTTGTCAACAAGTATGGAAAATATGCTGGATGGGCTCAAACTCTGCTCTTCGTCGCTGATTTGCCTCAACAGAAGGCCCTCTTACCTGCAAGTCTTGAGAataccaaaaggaaaaaaactaCAAAGGAGCAGATAGAAAAGGCACATACTG AGCAAGATCCATAG